ATGCACCAGAGCAGCTACTGCTCCAGCTGAGAATGTCCAGTTCCGGAAACGGAACAAGATGTATATAAAGATGATTGCTATCGCATAAATCACCGATTGCAACGCACCGGATCTTAAGTCGTCGCCAAACCGGGGACTGATATAATTCCCAGATTCAGATTCATAAGTGATTCCAGGCAGTTCCGCCTCAAAGACATCCTCAATAAGCACCTTAACTTCTTCTTTAGTATTTGCATTATCAGTACGAATAAGTACTTCCACATCGCTACCAAAGAGTTTGATTTCAGGAGCTGAACCTAGAGGTTCAGTAAGTAGACTTCTAAGTTCTACTGTGTTTACTGGTTCGGAGAATTTGTATACAAATTCACTTCCGCCTTTGAAGTCGATACCATATTGCAGGCCTTTACTTACTATGGCTGTGATAGAAGCTATCATTAAAATTCCCGAAACTATGTAGGCCGTTTTACGATTGCCCACAAAATTAAAGGTTGGTGTTTCAAACCATCTCATAATGTATTCCTATTAAATAAATCGTTTTAATTTCTTTTGGATTAACCAAAGCTCACAGCTTCAGCTTTATTTCTGGATAAATAGTCGATGACTACTCGTGTGATTACAATGGCACTGAACAGGGAACAACAAATACCTGCGAGCAGTGTTACTGCGAAACCTTTAATCGGGCCAACACCAAAGCTGTATAGAATTATTGCAACAAAACCTGTTGTAACATTCGCGTCTATAATGGCGCTCATTGCGTTTGAATAACCAGAAGAGATTGCCGCTTTGATGGTTTTACCTGAGCGTTGTTCTTCCCGAATCCGGTCAAAAATCAGTACGTTGGCATCTACGGCCATACCAATGGTTAGTACGATACCAGCCATGCCTGGCAAGGTTAATACCGCTCCAAAGCTTGCGAGTACACCTAAAATGAATACAATATTAAGTGTAAGCGCTATATCAGCTACTGCGCCGCCTTTTCTGTAATAAACAATCATGAAAATGGCTACGATACTTAACCCGATGATAATAGAACTCAATCCGGCTTCGATTGAAGCTTCACCTAATGTTGCTCCTACAGTACGG
This genomic window from Balneola sp. contains:
- the secF gene encoding protein translocase subunit SecF, which gives rise to MRWFETPTFNFVGNRKTAYIVSGILMIASITAIVSKGLQYGIDFKGGSEFVYKFSEPVNTVELRSLLTEPLGSAPEIKLFGSDVEVLIRTDNANTKEEVKVLIEDVFEAELPGITYESESGNYISPRFGDDLRSGALQSVIYAIAIIFIYILFRFRNWTFSAGAVAALVHDVTITLGIFTVLNEFVSFSLLIDQNIIAAFLTIVGYSLNDTVVVFDRIRENSIVHKGMEYLPMINKSLNDTLSRTVITSVTTLFVVLVLFIFGGEVLKGLSFALIIGVVLGTYSSLFVASPLVLELDKRTRKTK